A portion of the Stigmatella aurantiaca DW4/3-1 genome contains these proteins:
- a CDS encoding helix-turn-helix domain-containing protein, with product MDSLDRRTLGRNIRQARHRLGLTQEQMAERINMTPEVYGRMERGNLVPRLERFVVICRVLGETPNRLISSREPATADEETSEAPDPAEVPIEDLQRRLGANMREARKRLGLTQVEMAERIRMPVDLYGRMERGETLPRLDRFVTICQVLGEMSDQLLGLAPPTADKPR from the coding sequence ATGGACAGCCTCGACAGAAGGACGCTGGGCCGGAACATCCGCCAGGCCCGTCATCGGCTGGGTCTCACACAGGAGCAGATGGCGGAGCGGATCAACATGACGCCTGAGGTGTACGGGCGCATGGAGCGCGGCAACCTCGTGCCGCGGCTGGAGCGCTTCGTGGTCATCTGCCGTGTGCTCGGCGAGACACCGAACCGGCTGATATCAAGCCGCGAGCCCGCGACAGCGGACGAGGAGACCTCCGAGGCGCCGGACCCGGCGGAAGTCCCGATCGAGGATCTCCAGCGGAGGCTGGGCGCCAACATGAGGGAGGCACGGAAGCGCCTGGGGCTCACACAGGTGGAAATGGCCGAGCGGATTCGCATGCCCGTGGACCTGTACGGCCGGATGGAGCGCGGAGAGACGCTGCCCAGGTTGGACCGCTTCGTGACCATCTGCCAGGTTCTCGGCGAGATGTCCGACCAGCTGCTCGGGCTGGCCCCACCTACCGCCGACAAACCCCGTTGA
- a CDS encoding helix-turn-helix domain-containing protein: protein MDTSDEERERKRVEALRKNLGANTRRARERLGITQEQMAEMLGISPEVYGRMERGLIFPRVERLTVICEKLGESSDRLLGLANPHESLPAMGTPGYDELLPVLHRLMPVMPRLTQLQRVAVRRHIADFQRLLSTFLGTEPMERRRRRRTSHAPAR from the coding sequence ATGGACACCAGCGATGAAGAGCGCGAACGCAAGCGCGTGGAGGCGCTCAGGAAAAACCTCGGGGCGAATACCCGCCGGGCACGGGAGCGCCTCGGCATCACGCAGGAGCAGATGGCCGAGATGCTGGGCATTTCTCCGGAGGTGTACGGACGCATGGAGCGCGGGCTCATCTTCCCGCGGGTGGAGCGGCTGACGGTCATCTGCGAGAAATTGGGCGAGTCCTCGGACCGGCTGCTGGGACTCGCCAACCCCCACGAGTCCCTGCCCGCCATGGGAACCCCCGGCTACGACGAACTTCTCCCGGTCCTGCACCGGCTCATGCCCGTGATGCCGAGGCTGACGCAGCTGCAGCGCGTCGCTGTCCGGCGTCACATCGCGGACTTTCAGCGCCTCCTCAGCACCTTCCTGGGAACGGAGCCGATGGAAAGGCGCCGCAGACGGCGCACCTCTCACGCTCCCGCCCGGTAG
- a CDS encoding helix-turn-helix domain-containing protein has translation MDKKPAKNPKKLLGPNIREARTRLNISQARLAELLEMSTEVLGRMERKEALPRLERFVLLCEILGTTPNQMLGFGVGVGLPQTPRMSPAYDEMMTLMRHFVVEMEAQLAEDERKELMQIFAHLQRLITLTKKRRAEAAKTRRALAKRGRPAD, from the coding sequence ATGGATAAGAAGCCGGCGAAAAACCCCAAGAAACTATTGGGGCCCAACATCCGCGAGGCCCGAACCCGGCTCAACATCTCCCAAGCCCGTCTCGCAGAGCTGCTCGAAATGTCGACCGAAGTCTTAGGCCGCATGGAGCGCAAGGAAGCCCTTCCCCGGTTGGAACGATTCGTCCTGCTGTGTGAAATCCTCGGAACGACGCCCAATCAGATGCTCGGCTTCGGCGTGGGGGTGGGGCTCCCCCAGACCCCCCGGATGTCTCCGGCCTACGACGAGATGATGACGCTGATGCGTCACTTCGTCGTGGAGATGGAAGCCCAGCTCGCGGAAGACGAGCGGAAGGAGCTGATGCAGATCTTCGCCCATCTGCAGCGGCTCATCACGCTCACCAAGAAGCGACGGGCCGAGGCCGCGAAAACCCGCCGCGCCCTTGCCAAGCGGGGAAGACCCGCCGATTAG
- a CDS encoding GTPase: MTSLIALRAALESSLDALPAPERFIHGEDADRARRLSERLRRDLLPRLGGEAPLLLVAIAGPNNVGKSTLFNSLIGMSLSPARPEGGLTKQCLAAANPETWTGELRDFLIRRYDILPVPPGTEAPVDQPGPAGRLYLVLESAVPRGLLVMDTPDFDSVYRDNRDRTEALLVTVDVLVFVVSRQTYQNAALVDFLRAAVGRGRPYLLIYNEATREEVARGHLDKLAADVGQPPLARFLAPHQPEVETGQRPLATYPLDDKPALSVLLGQAEHVRELKSRALAASLADARAEMEALGHAARESAHEPERLRQRLRHELLAVGRSAALKGVPADVLVDAFRDELDARSSFHRYVRLPFRALASALTFVSRKVRQSFTGPTPAEAPVLHATDETLRDGVRRLVEVLSPEVAAWRGDGATRALLTEAFGAGTLNRLEEPLGFDALHVHAADRESLYTFCRQLVGTELQGSMREELIQALTTLVYSVPSGAAAVATVATGGMGHDAIIWAGTLLSTPLLERFVDLLGADVRARVTQRWAEAHGATLAQALEKRFFAEVLIHLDTQAADWLHTAHALEDTARKLTQESASSPSH, translated from the coding sequence ATGACCTCCCTGATCGCGTTGCGCGCAGCCCTGGAGTCCTCCCTCGACGCCCTGCCCGCGCCCGAGCGCTTCATCCACGGCGAGGATGCGGACAGGGCCCGGCGCCTGTCCGAGCGTCTCCGCAGGGACCTGCTGCCCCGGCTTGGAGGGGAGGCGCCGCTGCTGCTGGTGGCGATCGCCGGGCCCAACAACGTGGGCAAGTCCACCCTCTTCAACTCGCTCATCGGCATGTCCTTGTCCCCCGCCCGTCCTGAAGGAGGGCTCACCAAGCAGTGCCTCGCCGCGGCGAATCCCGAGACGTGGACGGGCGAGCTGCGCGACTTTCTCATCCGACGCTACGACATCCTCCCGGTTCCACCCGGCACGGAGGCCCCCGTGGATCAGCCGGGCCCGGCCGGTCGGCTCTACCTGGTCCTCGAGAGCGCAGTCCCCCGGGGGCTGTTGGTGATGGACACGCCCGACTTCGACAGCGTCTACCGCGACAACCGGGACCGGACCGAGGCCCTGCTCGTCACCGTGGACGTGCTCGTCTTCGTGGTGAGCCGACAGACGTACCAGAACGCGGCGCTGGTGGACTTCCTCCGGGCCGCGGTGGGACGGGGACGTCCCTACCTGCTCATCTACAATGAGGCCACGCGGGAGGAGGTGGCGCGCGGACACCTGGACAAGCTCGCCGCGGACGTGGGCCAGCCGCCCCTGGCACGCTTCCTCGCGCCGCACCAGCCAGAGGTGGAAACCGGTCAACGGCCGCTGGCCACCTACCCCCTGGATGACAAGCCCGCGCTCTCCGTCCTGCTGGGCCAGGCCGAGCATGTCCGGGAGCTCAAGTCCCGAGCCCTGGCGGCCTCCCTGGCAGACGCGCGCGCGGAGATGGAGGCCCTGGGCCATGCGGCCCGGGAGTCCGCCCACGAGCCGGAGCGGCTCCGCCAGCGGCTGCGCCACGAGTTGCTCGCGGTGGGCCGAAGCGCGGCGCTCAAGGGCGTGCCCGCCGACGTGCTCGTGGATGCCTTTCGCGACGAGTTGGATGCGCGCAGTTCCTTCCACCGCTACGTGCGCCTGCCCTTCCGGGCGCTCGCCTCGGCGTTGACGTTCGTCTCCCGCAAGGTGCGCCAGTCCTTCACAGGGCCCACGCCCGCCGAAGCCCCCGTCCTACATGCCACGGACGAGACGCTGCGAGACGGGGTGCGGCGGCTGGTAGAGGTGCTCTCCCCCGAGGTCGCCGCATGGCGAGGCGATGGGGCCACTCGCGCACTGCTGACGGAAGCCTTCGGCGCGGGAACGTTGAACCGGCTCGAAGAGCCCCTCGGCTTCGACGCCCTCCACGTCCACGCCGCGGATCGCGAGAGCCTCTACACGTTCTGCCGACAGCTCGTGGGGACCGAGCTCCAGGGCAGCATGCGGGAGGAGTTGATCCAGGCCCTTACCACCCTCGTCTACTCCGTTCCCTCGGGGGCAGCGGCCGTCGCCACGGTGGCCACCGGCGGCATGGGGCACGATGCGATCATCTGGGCGGGGACCCTGCTGTCCACCCCACTGCTAGAGCGCTTCGTGGATCTGCTCGGCGCCGACGTGAGGGCCCGTGTCACCCAGCGCTGGGCCGAGGCCCATGGCGCCACGCTGGCTCAAGCCCTGGAGAAACGCTTCTTCGCGGAGGTGTTGATACATCTGGACACCCAGGCCGCCGATTGGCTCCACACCGCCCACGCCCTGGAAGACACCGCGCGAAAACTCACGCAAGAATCGGCGTCTTCCCCATCCCATTGA
- a CDS encoding thioredoxin family protein codes for MRIHVACLLAVGLLACTTSRTQAPEALTAGGEGALPFIEDDYGRALAEAKARGLPLFVDTWAPWCHTCRSMKAYVFTDKALARHAGRFVWLELNTDLPQAAGFQEKYPIDFWPTFFIIDPREERVLVRFSGSATVSQLEKLFEDGERAWRGGSQGAEAQLARGDALYGEGKPAEAAEAFAQALAEAPTDWSRRGRTLESLLSALYGAKQHEACARKALEESPQVPRSASLANAMTWGLGCVLMLPPENPAGKALLGKLEAKAREVLAPPSIEMPADDRSGLYEVMVEARKTLQDEAGTKVIAAEWLGFLEAEAAKAPNPEARTVFDSHRMVAALTLGEPQRVVPAIEQSERDLPNDYNPPARLSSLYRTMGRLEEALAASGRALEKVQGARRLRVLSERSAIQADQGKKEAAVATLEEALAYAKALPKAQVSQRQREALEKKLTELKAK; via the coding sequence ATGCGAATCCATGTTGCCTGCCTGCTGGCGGTGGGGCTTCTGGCCTGCACCACGTCTCGCACCCAAGCGCCCGAGGCTCTGACCGCGGGTGGCGAAGGCGCTCTGCCCTTCATCGAGGATGACTACGGCCGTGCACTCGCGGAGGCGAAGGCCCGGGGCCTGCCCCTCTTCGTGGATACCTGGGCCCCGTGGTGCCACACCTGCCGGTCGATGAAGGCTTATGTCTTCACCGACAAGGCGCTCGCGCGGCATGCGGGGCGGTTCGTCTGGCTCGAACTCAACACCGACCTGCCGCAGGCCGCGGGCTTCCAGGAGAAGTACCCCATCGATTTCTGGCCGACCTTCTTCATCATTGATCCCCGGGAGGAGCGGGTTCTGGTGCGCTTCTCGGGAAGCGCCACCGTGTCCCAGCTCGAGAAGCTCTTCGAGGATGGAGAGCGCGCCTGGCGCGGTGGCTCCCAGGGGGCCGAGGCACAACTTGCCCGGGGAGATGCCCTCTATGGCGAGGGCAAGCCCGCCGAGGCCGCCGAGGCATTCGCTCAGGCGCTGGCCGAGGCGCCAACGGACTGGTCGCGCCGGGGCCGCACCCTGGAGTCGCTGCTGTCGGCCCTGTACGGCGCCAAGCAGCACGAGGCGTGTGCACGCAAGGCCCTGGAGGAATCGCCCCAGGTGCCCCGCTCCGCGTCCCTCGCGAATGCGATGACCTGGGGGCTGGGGTGCGTGCTGATGCTGCCGCCGGAGAACCCGGCGGGAAAGGCGCTGCTCGGGAAGCTCGAAGCCAAGGCCCGGGAGGTGCTCGCGCCGCCCAGCATCGAGATGCCGGCCGATGACCGCTCCGGGCTGTATGAGGTGATGGTGGAGGCGCGCAAGACCCTCCAGGACGAAGCGGGGACGAAGGTCATCGCCGCCGAGTGGCTCGGCTTTCTCGAGGCCGAGGCCGCCAAGGCCCCCAATCCGGAGGCGCGCACCGTCTTCGATTCGCACCGCATGGTGGCGGCCCTGACGCTCGGAGAGCCTCAGCGTGTGGTGCCCGCCATCGAGCAGAGCGAGCGGGACTTGCCCAACGACTACAACCCGCCCGCGCGGCTCTCCAGCCTGTACCGGACGATGGGGCGGCTGGAGGAGGCGCTGGCCGCCAGCGGCAGGGCCCTGGAGAAGGTCCAGGGCGCCCGGCGGCTGCGCGTTCTGTCCGAGCGCTCGGCCATCCAGGCGGACCAGGGAAAGAAGGAGGCCGCCGTCGCGACGCTGGAGGAGGCCCTTGCCTATGCGAAGGCCCTTCCCAAGGCCCAGGTCTCCCAGCGCCAGCGCGAGGCACTGGAGAAGAAGCTCACGGAGCTGAAGGCGAAATAG